One window of the Allosaccharopolyspora coralli genome contains the following:
- a CDS encoding MmcQ/YjbR family DNA-binding protein, translating to MTGWGEQDRRAAEERLRTIVADLPGTSAEESHGHVGFFVRGKRFAWLLVNHHDDGRLAVWVKAPPGEQEALVSSAPEHYFVPPYLGTRGWLGVRLDGEPDWGEITGLLDQGWRLNAGSRLRAELDS from the coding sequence ATGACCGGCTGGGGAGAACAGGACCGGCGTGCCGCCGAGGAGCGGCTCCGCACCATCGTGGCGGACCTGCCCGGCACCTCCGCCGAGGAGTCTCACGGGCACGTGGGCTTCTTCGTACGCGGCAAACGGTTCGCGTGGTTGCTCGTCAATCACCACGACGACGGTCGGCTCGCGGTGTGGGTCAAGGCGCCGCCCGGCGAGCAGGAAGCGCTGGTCTCGTCAGCTCCGGAGCACTACTTCGTGCCGCCGTATCTCGGCACGCGTGGCTGGCTCGGCGTGCGCCTGGACGGCGAACCGGACTGGGGCGAGATCACCGGGCTGCTCGACCAGGGATGGCGCCTCAACGCCGGCTCCCGGCTCCGTGCCGAACTCGACTCGTGA
- a CDS encoding GNAT family N-acetyltransferase, whose translation MDTVQVRVHLRTPRLLLRQFTGDDVDSLVALDSDPEVMRYLSGGSPTPRETVRDEVLPRMLDWHARSDSFGWWAAVGVSSGEFLGWFEFRPEHDPATVELGYRLRTAAWGHGYATEGARALIDNGFRVLGVRRVVASTMAVNTGSRRVLEKCGLRHVRTVHLDWPDPLPGSEHGDTEYALDRVEWAATG comes from the coding sequence GTGGACACTGTGCAGGTGAGGGTGCACCTGCGTACGCCACGGCTCCTGCTGCGGCAGTTCACCGGCGACGACGTCGACTCGCTCGTCGCGCTCGACTCCGACCCCGAGGTGATGCGGTATCTCTCCGGCGGCAGCCCGACTCCTCGGGAGACGGTCCGCGACGAGGTTCTGCCGCGGATGCTCGACTGGCACGCCCGGTCGGACTCGTTCGGCTGGTGGGCGGCGGTCGGCGTGTCCTCCGGAGAGTTCCTCGGATGGTTCGAGTTCCGGCCCGAGCACGACCCAGCGACCGTCGAACTCGGCTACCGGCTCCGCACGGCCGCATGGGGCCACGGCTACGCCACCGAAGGCGCACGCGCCCTGATCGACAACGGGTTCCGGGTACTCGGGGTACGCCGGGTCGTGGCGAGCACGATGGCGGTGAACACCGGCTCACGGCGGGTCCTGGAGAAGTGCGGCCTTCGCCACGTCCGGACGGTGCACCTCGACTGGCCGGACCCATTGCCGGGCAGCGAGCACGGCGACACCGAGTACGCCCTCGACCGGGTGGAATGGGCGGCGACCGGCTGA
- a CDS encoding formate--tetrahydrofolate ligase produces the protein MTIPSDLEISRASIPAQLTDVGRELGLDEHLLEPYGRHVAKVSLSAMDELADRPRGKYVVVSAITPTPLGEGKTTTTVGLGQALRQRGHRAAIAIRQPSMGPTFGIKGGAAGGGYSQVVPMEALNLHLTGDMHAVTAAHNMLAAMVDNHIHHGNALGIDPARITWRRVMDVNDRELRNIVTGLGARVDGTPRQAGFDITAASEVMAVLALATSLADLRRRLGRIVVGYDTDGQPVNAEQLQAAGAMAVLLREALKPNLMQTVENAPVFVHAGPFGNIAHGNSSIVADRIALRCADIVVTEAGFGADMGAERFFNIKCRASGLVPDAAVLVATVRALKAHSGRYKVVAGKDLPDGMVAESPEDVLTGADNLRKQIDNLRVHGVSPVVAINAFPTDHASEHDAIRRVAEEAGAHVAVTKHFSDGGKGALDLADAVAAATREPSRFEMLYDDGDDLRTKIETIATKVYGASDVTYQPAASRALDEYTRLGFGNLPVCIAKTHLSLSSDPALLGAPTGWTLPVREVRASVGAGFVYAICGDMRTMPGLGSHPAAERIDLDENGEVVGLS, from the coding sequence ATGACCATTCCCTCCGACCTGGAGATTTCCCGCGCGAGCATCCCCGCGCAGCTAACGGACGTCGGTCGCGAGCTCGGACTCGACGAACACCTGCTCGAGCCCTACGGACGGCACGTCGCGAAGGTGTCGCTGTCCGCGATGGACGAGCTCGCCGACCGGCCGCGCGGCAAGTACGTGGTGGTCTCGGCGATCACGCCGACCCCGCTCGGCGAAGGAAAGACCACCACGACCGTCGGCCTCGGGCAGGCACTGCGGCAACGCGGGCACCGCGCGGCGATCGCGATCCGGCAACCGTCGATGGGACCGACGTTCGGCATCAAGGGTGGCGCCGCGGGCGGTGGGTACAGCCAGGTCGTACCGATGGAGGCGCTGAATCTGCATCTCACCGGCGACATGCACGCGGTCACCGCCGCCCACAACATGCTCGCCGCCATGGTGGACAACCACATCCACCACGGCAACGCCCTGGGCATCGACCCGGCGCGGATCACGTGGCGTCGCGTCATGGACGTCAACGACCGCGAACTCCGCAACATCGTCACCGGCCTCGGCGCTCGCGTGGACGGAACACCGCGCCAGGCGGGTTTCGACATCACCGCAGCCAGCGAGGTCATGGCCGTGCTGGCGCTGGCGACCTCACTCGCGGACCTGCGGCGCAGGCTCGGGCGCATCGTCGTCGGCTACGACACCGACGGACAACCGGTCAACGCCGAACAGCTGCAGGCGGCAGGGGCGATGGCGGTGTTGCTGCGTGAGGCACTCAAACCCAACTTGATGCAGACGGTGGAGAACGCACCGGTCTTCGTCCACGCCGGACCGTTCGGCAACATCGCACACGGCAACTCCTCCATCGTGGCCGACCGGATCGCGTTGCGCTGTGCGGACATCGTCGTCACCGAGGCCGGATTCGGTGCCGACATGGGGGCGGAACGGTTCTTCAACATCAAATGCCGTGCCTCCGGTCTCGTCCCGGACGCGGCGGTGCTCGTCGCGACGGTGCGCGCGCTGAAGGCACACTCCGGGCGGTACAAGGTCGTGGCGGGAAAAGACCTGCCGGACGGGATGGTGGCCGAGAGCCCCGAGGACGTGCTGACCGGAGCGGACAACCTGCGCAAGCAGATCGACAACCTCCGGGTACACGGAGTATCGCCCGTGGTCGCGATCAACGCCTTCCCGACCGACCACGCCAGTGAGCACGACGCGATCCGCCGGGTCGCAGAGGAAGCCGGAGCTCACGTCGCCGTGACGAAACATTTCAGCGACGGCGGGAAAGGAGCTCTCGATCTCGCCGACGCCGTCGCGGCCGCCACCCGCGAACCGAGTCGTTTCGAGATGCTCTACGACGACGGCGACGACCTCCGTACGAAGATCGAGACCATCGCGACGAAGGTCTACGGTGCCTCGGACGTGACGTACCAGCCGGCAGCCTCTCGCGCACTCGACGAGTACACCCGTCTCGGGTTCGGGAACCTGCCGGTGTGCATCGCCAAGACGCACCTGTCGCTGAGTTCCGACCCGGCGTTGCTGGGGGCACCGACGGGCTGGACGCTGCCGGTTCGCGAGGTGCGTGCCTCGGTCGGTGCCGGGTTCGTGTACGCGATCTGCGGGGACATGCGAACCATGCCGGGACTCGGTTCGCATCCGGCAGCCGAACGCATCGACCTCGACGAGAACGGAGAGGTCGTCGGGCTGAGCTGA
- a CDS encoding methylenetetrahydrofolate reductase, with product MDATSTQQLRSLLGRARFEVLPTHGVLDRVDALPTGTTVTVTSSPSRGPETTVDVAEDLAARGMHAVPHLAARQVVGTSQLSSLLDRIHDAGVSEVFVIAGDGPTPAGPFPDALALLRAITDSGRRPSRIGITGYPERHSAISDEDLVEAMERKSVHADYVVSQICYDSQTIGDWLTAVRRRGIDLPVYIGIPGSVDVTRLLRISLKIGLGDSMRFLRKQRGGLGKLLSRYTADDVVEQLSPYLLEPWYDVAGWHLFTFNEVATTARWRDDLAARIEEVPA from the coding sequence ATGGACGCGACCAGCACGCAGCAGCTTCGGAGCCTGCTCGGCAGAGCCCGTTTCGAAGTGCTGCCCACCCACGGGGTGCTCGACCGAGTCGACGCCCTGCCGACCGGAACCACGGTCACGGTGACCTCGTCGCCGTCACGCGGTCCGGAGACCACAGTGGACGTCGCCGAGGATCTCGCGGCTCGTGGGATGCACGCGGTACCGCATCTGGCGGCTCGGCAGGTCGTCGGTACGTCCCAGCTGTCGTCACTGCTCGACAGGATCCACGACGCGGGGGTCAGCGAGGTGTTCGTGATCGCCGGTGACGGGCCCACACCGGCGGGACCGTTTCCGGACGCACTCGCGCTGTTGCGGGCGATCACGGACTCCGGGCGGCGACCGTCGCGCATCGGGATCACCGGCTACCCCGAGCGGCACTCCGCGATCTCCGACGAGGATCTGGTCGAGGCGATGGAACGCAAATCGGTCCACGCCGACTACGTCGTCTCACAGATCTGTTACGACTCGCAGACCATCGGCGACTGGCTGACCGCGGTCCGGCGGCGTGGCATCGACCTGCCCGTGTACATCGGCATTCCCGGCTCGGTGGACGTGACCAGACTGCTGCGGATCTCGCTGAAGATCGGACTCGGGGACTCGATGCGGTTCCTGCGCAAGCAACGCGGCGGGCTCGGCAAACTGCTGTCCCGCTACACGGCCGACGACGTGGTCGAGCAGCTGTCCCCCTACCTGCTCGAGCCCTGGTACGACGTCGCCGGCTGGCACCTGTTCACCTTCAACGAGGTCGCCACCACCGCTCGGTGGCGCGACGATCTCGCGGCGCGCATCGAGGAGGTCCCGGCATGA
- a CDS encoding glycine cleavage T C-terminal barrel domain-containing protein yields MTVNPAPGVLQYPRIGKSPYFYASRRHGVGLYSVYNHTYHPRHYGDPVHEYWHLLNGVTLWDVGVERQVEITGPDAFEFTNMLVPRDLNKCRIGQCKYVFITAEDGGIINDPVLLRLGENHFWLSLADSDVLLWAKGLAHSMGMNVQIRVPDVAPVQIQGPRSGDVMVDLFGESIMDVPYYYAVDRTLDDMDVVVSRTGYTAELGYEIYLHDASKNGVRLWDRIWEAGRAHDMDVIGPCHIRRIEAGILSWGCDITYDTNPFEVGYGFEATWMVDLDQDADFLGKAALQRIKEEGVSRKLVGVEIDGPGVGSFNDGAMIDVFPVHDPHGLRIGEVTSACWSPRLERNIGYAMVPIAYQELDTELRIETQHGPQRATVVRKPFHDPSKDIPKAQQRRTVGA; encoded by the coding sequence ATGACCGTCAATCCCGCGCCCGGTGTCCTGCAGTACCCGAGGATCGGCAAATCACCGTACTTCTACGCCTCGCGCCGCCACGGTGTCGGGCTCTACAGCGTGTACAACCACACTTACCACCCCCGGCACTACGGAGATCCGGTCCACGAGTACTGGCACCTGCTCAACGGCGTCACTCTCTGGGACGTCGGTGTCGAGCGACAGGTGGAGATCACCGGACCGGACGCGTTCGAGTTCACGAACATGCTCGTGCCGCGTGACCTGAACAAGTGCCGCATCGGCCAGTGCAAGTACGTGTTCATCACGGCCGAGGACGGTGGGATCATCAACGACCCGGTACTCCTGCGGCTCGGCGAGAACCACTTCTGGCTCTCGCTCGCCGACAGCGACGTGCTGCTGTGGGCCAAAGGACTCGCGCACAGCATGGGGATGAACGTGCAGATCCGGGTTCCCGACGTCGCCCCGGTCCAGATTCAGGGGCCACGCTCCGGGGACGTGATGGTGGACCTGTTCGGGGAGTCCATCATGGATGTTCCGTACTACTACGCGGTGGACCGAACACTCGACGACATGGACGTCGTGGTCTCCCGCACCGGCTACACCGCCGAGCTCGGCTACGAGATCTACCTGCACGACGCGAGCAAGAACGGCGTCCGGCTCTGGGACAGGATCTGGGAAGCCGGCCGGGCCCACGACATGGACGTCATCGGACCGTGCCACATTCGGCGCATCGAAGCCGGAATCCTGTCGTGGGGGTGCGACATCACCTACGACACCAACCCCTTCGAGGTGGGTTACGGCTTCGAAGCGACCTGGATGGTCGACCTCGACCAGGACGCGGACTTCCTCGGCAAAGCCGCGTTGCAGCGCATCAAGGAAGAGGGCGTCTCGCGCAAGCTGGTCGGTGTGGAGATCGACGGCCCCGGGGTCGGCTCGTTCAACGACGGCGCCATGATCGACGTTTTCCCGGTGCACGACCCGCACGGCCTGCGGATCGGTGAGGTCACCTCGGCGTGCTGGTCGCCGCGGCTCGAACGCAACATCGGCTACGCCATGGTGCCGATCGCCTACCAGGAGCTCGACACGGAGCTGCGGATCGAGACCCAGCACGGTCCGCAGCGCGCGACGGTCGTCCGGAAACCCTTCCACGACCCGAGCAAGGACATCCCGAAGGCACAGCAGCGGCGCACCGTCGGCGCGTGA
- a CDS encoding GcvT family protein, with protein MTSTAAGTAPTFQSTLGPRAEVVVIGAGIVGCSAALALAERGLTDVLVLEQGPLFATGGSSAHAPGLVFQTNASQTMTQLAARTVERFTSFEADCFHQVGGIEVAATPERWHELHRKLGQAQAWGVEAELLGASEVLERIPEIDAALIHGGLHVPTDGIAKPVRAAEAMAAAAERRGARFADHTEVTGFSFDSGRISVVHTSRGDVEVDRVLCCAGIWGPSVGAMAGVSVPVQPLAHQYAVTTPLPEWAGHAAEVAQPILRHQDRSMYFRQIHDRVGIGSYQHRAIPVRASDLTRTAAVGDGAEAPSSGGGWKGMASVHDFTPEDFETPWSDARTLLPFLQDSEIAEGMNGLFLFTPDGSPVLGLSREVPNFWIAEAVWITHSAGVGEAVAEWMTGEQPTIDLRSGDIRRFEGFAHGPSYVAERSAQNFREVYDIVHPQQPPEHPRPLRTSPFYVRHREHEAFFLEANGWERPHWFETNKSLVDERTIHPPGDWAGRYWSPIVAAEQQATREGVAMYDMSSLARAEVSGRGALGLLQRLTTNQLDRTPGYVTYTLMLEPNAGVRAHITVARLSENTFQVGCNGQRDIAWMQDHADDTTFVRDITGGTCCIGLWGPHAREVLAELASIDVSHEAFRFFRARRLFVGEVPVTALRLSYVGELGWELYTSAEFGLRLWDLLAEAGAEYGIVPAGRGAFNALRIEKGYRAWGADMWSVHDPDESGLGFAVKPDKGEFVGRDALLRRRESDPRKLLRCLRIDDGTVVSGNEPVFVDDAAVGFTTSAAYGHTVDASLAYAWLPAEYSSEGTPLRVSYFDRRHAATVVADPFFDPDMSRMRR; from the coding sequence ATGACATCCACCGCGGCGGGCACCGCCCCCACCTTCCAGAGCACCCTCGGACCGCGCGCCGAGGTCGTCGTCATCGGCGCCGGGATCGTGGGATGCAGCGCCGCGCTCGCTCTCGCCGAACGCGGCCTCACCGACGTCCTCGTCCTTGAGCAGGGACCGCTGTTCGCCACCGGGGGCTCCAGTGCGCACGCACCCGGCCTCGTGTTCCAGACCAACGCCTCCCAGACCATGACCCAGCTCGCCGCGCGCACCGTCGAGCGGTTCACGAGCTTCGAGGCCGACTGTTTCCACCAGGTCGGCGGGATCGAGGTCGCCGCGACCCCCGAACGCTGGCACGAACTGCACCGCAAGCTGGGCCAAGCCCAGGCATGGGGTGTCGAGGCCGAACTGCTCGGCGCTTCGGAAGTCCTGGAACGTATTCCCGAGATCGACGCCGCGCTCATCCACGGTGGGCTGCACGTACCCACGGACGGCATCGCCAAGCCCGTGCGCGCAGCCGAGGCGATGGCCGCGGCGGCCGAGCGGCGTGGAGCCCGGTTCGCCGACCACACCGAGGTCACCGGATTCTCCTTCGACAGCGGACGAATCTCCGTCGTCCACACCTCCCGTGGCGACGTCGAGGTGGACCGGGTGCTGTGCTGCGCGGGAATCTGGGGTCCGAGCGTCGGCGCGATGGCCGGGGTGTCCGTTCCCGTCCAGCCACTTGCCCACCAGTACGCGGTCACCACGCCGCTGCCCGAATGGGCGGGCCACGCTGCCGAAGTCGCACAACCGATCCTGCGGCACCAGGACCGGTCGATGTACTTCCGGCAGATCCACGACCGCGTGGGCATCGGTTCCTACCAGCATCGCGCGATTCCGGTCCGGGCCAGCGACCTGACACGCACCGCGGCTGTCGGCGACGGCGCCGAAGCTCCCTCGTCCGGCGGCGGCTGGAAAGGCATGGCCTCGGTACACGACTTCACCCCCGAAGACTTCGAGACGCCCTGGTCGGACGCCCGAACACTGCTGCCGTTTCTGCAGGACAGCGAGATCGCGGAGGGTATGAACGGCCTGTTCCTGTTCACACCCGACGGCTCGCCGGTACTCGGGCTCTCCCGCGAGGTCCCGAACTTCTGGATCGCCGAAGCCGTCTGGATCACCCACTCGGCCGGTGTCGGCGAGGCCGTCGCCGAGTGGATGACGGGCGAGCAGCCCACGATCGACCTGCGGTCCGGAGACATCCGGCGGTTCGAAGGCTTCGCGCACGGCCCCTCGTACGTGGCCGAACGCAGCGCGCAGAACTTCCGCGAGGTCTATGACATCGTGCATCCGCAACAGCCGCCCGAGCACCCGCGTCCGCTGCGCACCAGTCCGTTCTACGTGCGCCACCGGGAACACGAAGCGTTCTTCCTCGAAGCCAACGGATGGGAGCGCCCGCACTGGTTCGAGACGAACAAGTCTCTTGTGGACGAAAGAACGATCCACCCTCCTGGTGACTGGGCCGGGCGTTACTGGTCCCCGATCGTCGCGGCGGAACAGCAGGCGACCCGCGAGGGCGTCGCGATGTACGACATGAGCTCGCTCGCTCGCGCCGAGGTCTCCGGACGGGGCGCACTCGGCCTGCTGCAACGACTCACGACCAACCAGCTCGACCGCACACCCGGATACGTGACTTACACTCTCATGCTCGAACCGAACGCCGGAGTCCGAGCGCACATCACCGTCGCCCGTCTGTCCGAAAACACCTTTCAGGTCGGGTGCAACGGGCAACGCGACATCGCCTGGATGCAGGACCATGCCGACGACACCACGTTCGTCCGCGACATCACTGGCGGAACCTGTTGCATCGGCCTGTGGGGACCGCACGCCAGGGAGGTACTCGCCGAGTTGGCGAGCATCGACGTCTCGCACGAGGCGTTCCGCTTCTTCCGGGCCCGGCGGCTCTTCGTCGGCGAAGTGCCGGTCACCGCGCTCCGACTGTCCTATGTGGGCGAGCTCGGTTGGGAGCTCTACACCAGCGCCGAGTTCGGCCTGCGCCTGTGGGACCTGCTCGCCGAAGCCGGCGCGGAGTACGGGATCGTTCCCGCCGGGCGCGGGGCGTTCAACGCCCTGCGGATAGAGAAGGGCTACCGCGCCTGGGGAGCCGACATGTGGAGCGTGCACGATCCCGACGAGTCCGGACTCGGATTCGCCGTCAAACCCGACAAGGGCGAGTTCGTGGGCCGGGACGCGCTCCTGCGCCGACGCGAATCCGACCCGCGCAAACTCCTGCGTTGCCTGCGGATCGACGACGGCACGGTCGTCTCCGGAAACGAGCCGGTGTTCGTCGACGACGCTGCGGTGGGGTTCACCACCAGCGCCGCCTACGGCCACACCGTCGACGCGAGCCTCGCCTACGCGTGGCTTCCCGCCGAGTACAGCAGCGAGGGCACTCCCCTGCGGGTGTCGTACTTCGACCGGCGACATGCGGCCACCGTCGTCGCCGATCCGTTCTTCGATCCAGACATGAGCCGCATGCGGCGTTGA
- a CDS encoding GntR family transcriptional regulator: MREQVNGAGSQAERAYLALRDRIVALELTPGSPVREDVLTAELDVGRTPFREAVKRLERESMIAIYPRRGSFVTEVNITDHGLIADVRLQLEGHGARRAAERSTAAERAELAELRALVDRSGNARAPVMDLDARVHRTLYRCTHNPYLRAMLDEHYNLALRIWCLFFERLSDVSEHVAEHSALLDAVVQGDAGKADRLAVAHVRHFEAAIRAAL; encoded by the coding sequence ATGAGAGAGCAGGTCAACGGAGCCGGGTCGCAGGCAGAACGCGCCTACCTGGCACTTCGGGACCGCATCGTCGCGCTGGAGCTGACTCCGGGGTCCCCCGTGCGCGAGGACGTACTCACCGCCGAACTCGACGTGGGGCGCACCCCGTTCCGCGAGGCGGTGAAGCGGCTGGAGCGGGAATCCATGATCGCGATCTACCCCCGGCGCGGCAGCTTCGTCACCGAGGTGAACATCACCGACCACGGCTTGATCGCGGACGTGCGCCTGCAACTGGAAGGTCACGGCGCGCGCCGCGCGGCGGAGCGGTCGACTGCCGCCGAGCGTGCGGAGCTCGCCGAGTTGCGCGCTCTCGTGGATCGCTCCGGGAATGCTCGGGCTCCGGTCATGGACCTCGACGCGCGAGTCCACCGCACGTTGTACCGGTGCACTCACAACCCCTACCTGCGGGCGATGCTCGACGAGCACTACAACCTGGCGCTGCGGATCTGGTGCCTGTTCTTCGAGCGCCTCAGCGACGTATCAGAGCACGTCGCCGAACACTCTGCGCTGCTCGACGCCGTCGTCCAGGGCGACGCGGGCAAGGCCGACCGGCTCGCCGTGGCCCACGTCCGCCACTTCGAAGCCGCCATCCGCGCGGCCCTCTGA
- a CDS encoding IclR family transcriptional regulator: MQSVDRAITVLELLARHGEVGITDIAAELGVHKSTISRLVSVLEARGLVEQISERGKYAIGFGMLRLAGAAADRMDLPKLGHPYCESLATELGETVNIAIRDDEVAINISQARGTAAVTAHNWVGQRTPLHATSSGKVLLAHAPESDQDALLAEPLEQYTVRTVVDPDELRSDFALIVRDGYATSYEELELGLNAAAVAVHDQDGAVVAALSASGPSYRFSRRRMRDVVGAMTGAAKDLSAQLGYMEV; this comes from the coding sequence GTGCAGTCGGTGGACCGGGCCATCACCGTGCTCGAACTGCTCGCCCGCCACGGTGAAGTGGGGATCACCGACATAGCCGCGGAGCTCGGTGTGCACAAGTCCACCATCTCGCGGCTCGTGAGCGTGCTGGAGGCACGCGGGCTCGTCGAGCAGATCAGCGAACGCGGCAAGTACGCGATCGGGTTCGGCATGCTCCGGCTCGCCGGGGCGGCGGCCGACCGCATGGATCTGCCCAAACTCGGACACCCGTACTGCGAGTCGCTGGCCACCGAGCTCGGCGAAACCGTCAACATCGCCATCCGCGACGACGAAGTGGCGATCAACATCAGTCAGGCCAGGGGCACGGCGGCGGTCACCGCCCACAACTGGGTCGGGCAGCGCACGCCGCTGCACGCCACGTCGAGCGGCAAGGTGCTGCTGGCCCACGCTCCCGAATCGGACCAGGATGCTCTGCTGGCCGAGCCGCTGGAGCAGTACACCGTGCGGACCGTCGTCGACCCCGACGAACTCCGCTCGGACTTCGCACTGATCGTCCGTGACGGCTATGCCACCTCCTACGAGGAACTCGAACTCGGCCTCAACGCGGCCGCCGTCGCCGTTCACGACCAGGACGGCGCGGTCGTCGCCGCGCTCAGTGCCTCCGGCCCGTCGTACCGGTTCTCGCGACGGCGGATGCGCGACGTCGTGGGTGCGATGACCGGAGCGGCGAAAGACCTCTCGGCGCAGCTGGGGTACATGGAGGTGTGA
- a CDS encoding CBS domain-containing protein, with the protein MATAREIMHAGATCVGEDESMLTAARMMRDLDVGSLPICGNDDRLKGMITDRDIVMRCCAEKRDPADVTASEMANGMLYWVTADDDMAGVLAMMEEHQVRRMPVIDQHRLVGMICESDLARNVTDEQLAHFVGRVSSRA; encoded by the coding sequence ATGGCCACCGCACGCGAGATCATGCACGCTGGCGCGACCTGTGTCGGTGAGGACGAGTCGATGCTCACCGCCGCTCGGATGATGCGAGACCTCGATGTCGGGTCGCTGCCGATCTGCGGTAACGACGACCGGCTCAAAGGCATGATCACCGACCGGGACATCGTCATGCGCTGCTGCGCCGAGAAGCGTGATCCGGCCGACGTCACTGCCTCGGAGATGGCGAACGGAATGCTGTACTGGGTCACGGCGGACGACGACATGGCCGGTGTGCTGGCGATGATGGAGGAACACCAGGTGCGGCGGATGCCGGTGATCGACCAGCATCGGCTGGTGGGCATGATCTGTGAGTCCGACCTGGCCCGCAACGTCACCGACGAGCAGCTCGCGCACTTCGTCGGGCGGGTGTCCTCCCGGGCGTGA
- a CDS encoding TetR/AcrR family transcriptional regulator gives MAYRRTEKVQRRLDAQRDALVDAAAALLAEGGCPSVSVAAVAERAEVAVGTVYRHFAGKAGLVVEVFRRIVSKEVAAVEQVSASPGDPVERAATVLETFARRAMKTPRQAYALLAEPVDPEVEAERLVFRRAYRDVLAAHIRAGVRSGHLPAQDADVTAAALVGATAEVLIGPLTSGNTEIVPELRTFTLRALGGHDGRDT, from the coding sequence GTGGCGTACCGGCGGACCGAGAAGGTGCAGCGGCGGCTCGACGCGCAGCGCGACGCGCTCGTCGACGCCGCCGCGGCACTGCTCGCCGAGGGCGGGTGCCCGTCCGTGTCCGTCGCCGCCGTCGCCGAGCGCGCAGAGGTCGCCGTTGGCACCGTGTACCGGCACTTCGCGGGCAAGGCCGGACTCGTCGTCGAAGTGTTCCGGCGGATCGTGTCCAAAGAGGTCGCCGCCGTCGAGCAGGTCTCGGCCTCCCCCGGTGACCCTGTCGAACGAGCGGCCACCGTGCTGGAAACGTTCGCCCGGCGCGCGATGAAAACGCCGCGCCAGGCTTACGCGTTGCTCGCCGAGCCCGTCGATCCCGAGGTGGAGGCCGAGCGGCTGGTGTTCCGTCGCGCCTACCGCGATGTGCTCGCCGCGCACATTCGAGCCGGGGTGCGGTCCGGGCACCTGCCCGCGCAGGACGCCGACGTCACCGCGGCCGCCCTCGTCGGGGCCACCGCCGAAGTCCTCATCGGACCGTTGACCTCAGGGAACACCGAGATAGTGCCCGAACTTCGTACGTTCACGCTCCGTGCATTGGGAGGCCACGATGGCCGCGACACATGA